A window of the Bacteroides thetaiotaomicron VPI-5482 genome harbors these coding sequences:
- a CDS encoding 30S ribosomal protein S16: protein MATRIRLQRHGRKSYAFYSIVIADSRAPRDGKFIEKIGTYNPNTNPATVDLNFDAALAWVLKGAQPSDTVRNILSREGVYMKKHLLGGVAKGAFGEAEAEAKFEAWKNNKQSGLAALKAKQDEEKKAEAKARLEAEKKINEVKAKALAEKKAAEAAEKAAAEAPAEEATEAPAEEAAATEAAAE, encoded by the coding sequence ATGGCAACTAGAATCAGATTGCAAAGACACGGACGTAAAAGTTACGCGTTTTATTCAATTGTAATTGCAGACAGCAGAGCACCACGTGATGGTAAATTTATTGAGAAGATTGGTACTTACAACCCGAACACCAATCCTGCTACAGTAGATTTGAATTTCGACGCTGCATTGGCATGGGTACTGAAAGGTGCACAACCAAGTGACACTGTACGTAATATCCTTTCTCGTGAAGGTGTTTACATGAAGAAACATCTTCTTGGCGGTGTTGCAAAAGGCGCATTCGGAGAAGCAGAAGCAGAAGCTAAATTCGAAGCTTGGAAGAACAACAAACAGTCAGGTCTGGCTGCTTTGAAAGCTAAGCAAGACGAAGAAAAGAAAGCTGAAGCTAAAGCACGTCTGGAAGCAGAAAAGAAGATCAACGAAGTGAAAGCAAAAGCACTCGCTGAAAAGAAAGCTGCTGAAGCTGCTGAAAAAGCTGCTGCTGAAGCACCTGCAGAAGAAGCAACTGAAGCTCCGGCTGAAGAAGCTGCTGCAACAGAAGCTGCTGCTGAATAA
- a CDS encoding GntR family transcriptional regulator → MRRTDKKKTFGQQSSKVTQLADTLSQAISMKKFREGDSLPSINQLSAEYGVSRDTVFKAFLDLRERGLIDSTPGKGYYVTSQVTNVLLLLDQYTPFKEALYNSFVKHLPINYKVDLLFHQYNERLFNTIIRESVGKYNKYIVMNFDNEKFSMVLNKIHPTKLLLLDFGKFEKEKYSYICQDFDEAFYQALLMLKEKLRHYPQLVLLFSKNLKHPQSSKEYFTRFCEEQGFLCEIQEDIENLTVRKGVVYIAIKQQDVVKVVKQGRLEGLKCGKDFGLLAYNDIPSYEVIDEGITSLSIDWEMMGNEAANFVLNNVPIQKYLPTEVRLRKSL, encoded by the coding sequence ATGAGACGAACTGATAAAAAGAAAACATTCGGTCAACAGTCCAGCAAAGTTACGCAATTAGCGGATACATTAAGCCAGGCGATTTCCATGAAAAAATTTCGTGAAGGAGATTCTTTGCCTTCCATCAATCAGTTAAGTGCAGAATATGGAGTATCACGCGATACCGTTTTCAAGGCCTTTCTTGATTTGCGCGAACGGGGACTGATCGATTCCACTCCGGGAAAAGGATATTATGTAACCAGTCAGGTGACCAATGTCCTGCTCCTGCTCGACCAGTACACTCCTTTTAAAGAAGCCCTTTACAATAGTTTCGTCAAACATCTGCCTATTAATTACAAAGTAGACTTGCTGTTTCATCAATATAATGAACGGCTTTTCAATACCATTATCCGCGAATCTGTCGGAAAATATAATAAATACATAGTGATGAATTTCGATAATGAGAAATTCAGTATGGTTCTCAATAAGATTCATCCAACAAAATTATTGCTTCTTGACTTCGGTAAATTCGAGAAAGAAAAGTATTCTTATATCTGTCAGGATTTTGATGAAGCTTTCTATCAGGCATTACTCATGCTGAAGGAGAAACTACGGCACTACCCACAACTTGTTCTGTTATTCTCTAAAAATCTGAAGCATCCCCAAAGCAGTAAAGAGTATTTTACCCGTTTTTGTGAGGAACAAGGATTTTTATGCGAAATTCAGGAAGATATCGAGAATCTGACCGTACGCAAAGGAGTAGTCTACATAGCCATCAAGCAACAAGATGTAGTGAAGGTTGTGAAACAAGGAAGACTGGAAGGACTGAAATGCGGAAAAGATTTCGGTCTGTTGGCATACAATGATATTCCTTCCTACGAAGTGATCGACGAAGGAATTACTTCATTGAGTATTGATTGGGAGATGATGGGAAATGAAGCGGCAAACTTTGTCCTGAACAATGTCCCGATACAAAAGTACCTGCCTACCGAAGTAAGACTCCGAAAGTCCCTGTGA
- a CDS encoding Na+/H+ antiporter NhaC family protein — MTEEKIHIERHGSWWALSPLLVFLCLYLVTSILVNDFYKVPITVAFLVSSCYAIAITRGLKLDQRIYQFSVGAANKNILLMIWIFILAGAFAQSAKQMGAIDATVNLTLHILPDNLLLAGIFIAACFISLSIGTSVGTIVALTPVAVGLAEKTEIALPFMVAVVVGGSFFGDNLSFISDTTIASTKTQECVMRDKFRVNSMIVVPAAIIVLGIYIFQGLSITAPAQVQTIEWIKVIPYIIVLGTAIAGMNVMLVLIIGILTSGIIGIATGSFDVFDWFGAMGTGITGMGELIIITLLAGGMLETIRYNGGIDFIIKKLTRHVNSKRGAELSIAALVSIANLCTANNTIAIITTGPIAKDIAKRFHLDRRKTASILDTFSCLIQGIIPYGAQMLIAAGLANISPISIIGNLYYPFTMGVCALLAILFRYPRRYS, encoded by the coding sequence ATGACTGAAGAAAAAATACATATAGAACGTCATGGCAGCTGGTGGGCACTGAGTCCGTTACTCGTCTTTCTCTGCCTTTATCTGGTAACTTCCATTCTTGTTAATGACTTTTATAAAGTACCCATCACTGTGGCTTTCCTCGTGTCTTCCTGTTACGCAATTGCCATTACGCGGGGGTTGAAGCTCGACCAGCGAATCTACCAGTTCTCCGTAGGAGCCGCCAACAAGAATATTCTTCTGATGATATGGATATTCATCCTTGCCGGAGCTTTCGCACAAAGCGCCAAGCAGATGGGAGCTATTGATGCAACCGTCAATCTGACACTGCATATCCTCCCTGATAATCTGCTATTGGCCGGGATATTCATTGCCGCCTGTTTTATCTCATTATCCATCGGAACCAGTGTAGGGACGATTGTAGCCCTTACTCCGGTTGCTGTCGGTCTGGCCGAAAAGACAGAGATCGCCCTTCCGTTTATGGTAGCAGTCGTTGTCGGAGGTTCTTTCTTTGGAGATAACCTGTCGTTTATATCCGATACCACCATTGCCTCAACCAAAACTCAGGAATGCGTGATGCGTGATAAGTTTCGGGTAAATTCCATGATTGTAGTTCCGGCAGCGATTATCGTACTGGGAATCTATATTTTTCAAGGACTATCCATCACTGCACCCGCGCAAGTACAGACTATCGAATGGATAAAAGTCATACCTTATATAATAGTACTGGGAACAGCCATTGCCGGAATGAACGTGATGCTGGTATTAATAATAGGTATCCTGACCAGCGGTATCATCGGCATAGCTACCGGGAGTTTTGACGTATTCGATTGGTTTGGAGCAATGGGTACGGGTATCACAGGCATGGGTGAATTGATTATTATCACATTACTGGCAGGCGGTATGCTCGAAACAATCCGTTATAACGGAGGTATCGATTTCATCATCAAAAAACTGACCCGTCACGTCAACAGCAAGCGTGGTGCGGAACTGAGTATCGCTGCTCTGGTAAGTATCGCCAACCTATGCACTGCCAACAATACGATTGCCATCATCACCACAGGGCCGATTGCAAAGGATATTGCAAAGAGATTCCATCTCGACCGGAGAAAAACAGCCAGTATCCTGGATACATTCTCCTGTCTGATACAAGGCATCATACCCTATGGGGCACAAATGCTGATCGCTGCCGGATTGGCCAACATCTCTCCTATCAGTATTATCGGCAATCTCTATTATCCGTTTACGATGGGAGTCTGTGCCCTGCTCGCTATCCTGTTCCGATATCCGAGGAGGTATTCATAA